From the Gramella sp. Hel_I_59 genome, one window contains:
- the ftsH gene encoding ATP-dependent zinc metalloprotease FtsH, which produces MANQKAKKKLDPRKPKFSAYWIYAAIIIIFLGLNLFGNGGFSEPAKTNPAEFKEYLKNGDVERVEIINRNQAHVFLTKEAKEKEIHKKNIDPDLFSSGDSPVYSFQFGDLQNFEDDIDEIKNENNLATVVTYDTSSDILGDLFLTLLPFILIIGVWIFIMRKMSAGGGGGAGGQIFNIGKSKAKLFDQNTDVKTSFKDVAGLEGAKEEVQEIVDFLKQPEKYTALGGKIPKGALLVGPPGTGKTLLAKAVAGEAKVPFFSLSGSDFVEMFVGVGASRVRDLFKQAKEKSPSIIFIDEIDAIGRARGKSNFSGSNDERENTLNQLLTEMDGFGTNTNVIVIAATNRADVLDKALMRAGRFDRQIYVDLPDLNERKEIFEVHLAPLKRVADELDTEFLAKQTPGFSGADIANVCNEAALIAARKGNKAVGKQDFLDAVDRIVGGLEKKNKIITPSEKKAIAFHEAGHATVSWMLEHAAPLVKVTIVPRGQSLGAAWYLPEERLIVRPEQMLDEMCAALGGRAAEKVIFNKISTGALSDLEKVTKQARAMVTIYGLNDAVGNLTYYDSSGQGEYNFTKPYSEKTSELIDKEISNLIEEQYKRALDLLELHKDKLSQLADILLDKEVIFKDDLEKIFGKRPYEREEPIGKPVKETNTLPEGNDVSNETITSNDSTSKSNDHLDQDSVNK; this is translated from the coding sequence ATGGCGAATCAAAAAGCGAAGAAAAAACTCGATCCCAGAAAACCTAAATTCAGTGCTTACTGGATTTATGCTGCGATCATTATAATATTTCTTGGTCTCAATTTGTTCGGGAACGGTGGCTTCTCTGAACCTGCAAAAACAAACCCAGCAGAATTTAAAGAATATCTTAAAAACGGTGATGTAGAAAGAGTTGAGATCATCAACCGTAATCAAGCACACGTGTTTCTTACTAAGGAAGCAAAAGAGAAAGAAATACACAAGAAAAACATTGATCCGGACCTGTTTTCAAGCGGGGATTCTCCGGTTTACTCATTTCAATTTGGTGATCTTCAGAATTTTGAAGACGATATCGATGAAATCAAAAATGAGAATAATTTAGCAACGGTAGTTACTTACGATACGAGCAGCGACATTCTGGGCGATCTTTTCCTTACTCTCCTCCCATTTATCTTAATCATTGGTGTATGGATATTTATCATGAGAAAGATGAGCGCTGGAGGTGGCGGCGGAGCTGGCGGACAGATCTTCAACATAGGTAAGTCTAAAGCAAAATTATTCGATCAGAACACAGACGTTAAAACTTCTTTTAAAGATGTTGCCGGTCTTGAAGGTGCCAAGGAAGAAGTACAGGAAATTGTAGATTTTCTTAAGCAACCAGAGAAATATACTGCTCTAGGAGGTAAGATTCCAAAAGGAGCGTTATTAGTAGGACCTCCTGGAACAGGAAAGACCTTATTAGCTAAAGCCGTTGCCGGTGAAGCTAAAGTTCCTTTCTTTTCTTTATCTGGTTCAGATTTCGTAGAAATGTTCGTAGGTGTTGGTGCTTCCAGAGTACGTGACCTATTCAAACAGGCCAAAGAAAAGTCTCCATCTATCATATTTATAGATGAGATCGATGCTATAGGTAGAGCAAGAGGTAAAAGCAATTTCTCCGGTTCTAATGACGAAAGAGAAAACACCTTGAACCAGCTGTTAACTGAAATGGATGGTTTTGGAACGAATACGAATGTCATCGTCATCGCTGCAACTAACCGTGCAGATGTTCTTGATAAAGCATTAATGCGAGCAGGTAGATTTGACAGACAGATTTATGTGGATCTTCCAGATCTAAACGAGAGAAAAGAAATATTCGAAGTTCATTTAGCTCCTTTAAAAAGAGTTGCAGATGAACTTGATACTGAATTTTTAGCTAAGCAAACCCCGGGATTCTCTGGAGCAGATATTGCAAATGTCTGTAATGAAGCGGCTTTGATTGCTGCTCGTAAAGGAAACAAGGCAGTAGGTAAACAGGATTTCCTAGATGCTGTTGATAGAATTGTAGGTGGTTTAGAGAAAAAGAATAAGATTATCACTCCTAGTGAGAAGAAAGCTATTGCATTCCACGAAGCTGGTCACGCAACAGTAAGTTGGATGTTAGAACATGCTGCCCCGCTGGTTAAAGTTACTATCGTCCCTCGTGGACAATCTCTTGGAGCTGCATGGTACTTACCGGAAGAACGTTTAATCGTTCGTCCAGAGCAAATGTTAGATGAAATGTGTGCCGCTCTTGGTGGTCGTGCCGCAGAGAAAGTTATTTTTAATAAGATATCTACCGGAGCACTGAGTGATCTTGAAAAGGTCACAAAACAAGCAAGAGCGATGGTAACTATTTATGGTTTAAATGATGCTGTTGGAAACCTTACCTATTACGATAGTTCAGGACAGGGTGAATACAACTTCACTAAGCCTTACAGTGAGAAAACTTCAGAATTAATCGATAAGGAAATTTCAAATCTTATTGAAGAGCAATATAAACGTGCGCTTGACCTTCTAGAACTTCACAAGGACAAGCTATCTCAACTGGCTGATATTCTACTTGACAAGGAAGTTATCTTTAAGGATGATCTCGAAAAGATCTTCGGTAAAAGACCTTACGAAAGAGAAGAGCCAATTGGAAAACCGGTTAAAGAAACCAATACACTTCCAGAAGGGAACGATGTTTCGAACGAGACTATTACCTCCAATGATTCAACTTCCAAATCGAATGATCACCTCGATCAGGATTCGGTTAATAAGTAG
- the rsfS gene encoding ribosome silencing factor, which produces MSEKEKNSDQLIAHIIKGIEEVKGNDIDILDLREIENTVCDYFIICNGTSNTQVNAIVNSIQKTVSKELKDKPWHIEGSENAEWVLMDYVNVVVHVFQKHIREFYDIESLWGDAKITSIQTSY; this is translated from the coding sequence ATGTCAGAAAAGGAAAAAAACAGCGATCAACTTATTGCACATATTATTAAAGGGATTGAGGAAGTAAAGGGTAATGACATTGATATCCTTGATCTTAGAGAAATTGAAAACACAGTTTGCGACTACTTTATAATCTGTAACGGTACTTCAAACACACAGGTTAACGCCATAGTCAATTCCATACAAAAAACGGTTAGTAAAGAATTAAAGGATAAACCCTGGCACATCGAAGGTAGCGAGAATGCCGAATGGGTGCTAATGGACTACGTCAACGTTGTTGTACATGTTTTCCAGAAGCATATCCGGGAATTTTACGATATTGAAAGCCTTTGGGGTGATGCGAAGATCACTTCTATCCAAACAAGTTATTAA
- a CDS encoding biotin--[acetyl-CoA-carboxylase] ligase, which translates to MRIIKVDAIDSTNTFVRKFYDNKDHLEPVCVSAAHQTKGRGQRGANWYVQPGHNLTFSILYPQQELNISRYFNLNICISLAILEVLGAKNIPHLKVKWPNDIMSQRKKLGGILIENIVKTEGIVASIIGIGINVNQTNFDNLPQATSLKNVTGIHWNVDELLHELCETLDLQLKALGEMSEEQLMYKYQQNLFRKDIISTFEADGSRFNGIIRGVTSEGKLKVEKEEELFQTYDLKEIKLLY; encoded by the coding sequence ATGCGTATAATCAAAGTTGATGCCATTGACTCTACGAATACTTTCGTGCGTAAGTTCTATGACAATAAAGATCATTTAGAACCTGTGTGCGTAAGCGCAGCTCATCAAACGAAAGGCAGAGGGCAGAGAGGTGCCAACTGGTATGTGCAACCCGGTCATAATCTCACTTTCAGTATACTTTACCCACAGCAGGAACTCAATATTTCGAGATATTTCAATCTCAACATCTGCATATCTCTGGCTATTTTAGAGGTCCTTGGAGCTAAAAATATACCTCATCTTAAGGTTAAATGGCCTAACGACATTATGTCACAAAGAAAAAAGCTGGGAGGGATTTTAATCGAAAACATTGTCAAGACCGAAGGCATTGTCGCAAGTATCATTGGGATAGGTATTAATGTGAATCAGACCAACTTTGATAACCTGCCTCAGGCCACTTCTTTAAAGAACGTTACCGGTATTCACTGGAATGTTGATGAACTGCTACACGAGCTTTGTGAAACTCTGGACCTTCAATTGAAAGCATTAGGTGAAATGAGTGAAGAACAACTTATGTATAAGTATCAGCAGAACTTATTCCGAAAGGATATCATTTCCACGTTTGAAGCAGATGGATCCAGATTTAATGGGATTATTAGAGGGGTCACTTCCGAAGGAAAACTCAAGGTAGAAAAGGAAGAAGAGTTATTCCAGACTTATGATCTTAAGGAAATCAAATTGCTGTATTAA
- a CDS encoding SRPBCC family protein yields MKLESQKVQANKSQQEMFNFLTNVENYEEIMPKSKEKFVVTAEDTFIFQLKGMPEIKLKITETKEPELVVLGSTSDKFPFSLNTHISSAGENSSEVQMDFVGKFNAMMGMMIKGPLQKFINALTENIGEL; encoded by the coding sequence ATGAAATTAGAAAGTCAAAAAGTACAAGCGAATAAAAGTCAGCAGGAAATGTTCAATTTCCTGACCAATGTTGAAAACTACGAGGAGATCATGCCTAAGAGCAAGGAAAAGTTCGTAGTTACTGCTGAAGATACCTTCATTTTTCAACTAAAAGGTATGCCGGAGATCAAACTAAAGATCACAGAAACAAAGGAACCGGAATTAGTGGTTCTTGGATCAACTTCAGATAAGTTTCCATTTAGCTTAAATACGCATATTTCTTCTGCTGGGGAAAATAGCAGTGAAGTGCAAATGGATTTTGTAGGAAAATTTAATGCGATGATGGGAATGATGATTAAAGGCCCGCTGCAAAAGTTCATTAATGCTCTTACAGAGAATATTGGTGAGCTCTAA